The DNA region AACTATGTACTTTGCTGTTGTGTAATTTCGAAAAATGCATGAAGTTACAATCAATTTGGACCATGTCACTGACTAAAGAGACATGTTATGTGGTGTTTTATTAATCTAATTTTACTGTAAAGACAGTTTCTGCTGTATTAGCATACCTAGAAGGAAAGTATTAAGCCAGATTCTGCAGAATTGTACAAactcagaatcagaatcagaagctgtttatcggcaagtacgttacacatacaaggaatttggctaggtgattaattggtgtatacagtaaataacaaacacattgcAATTATTAAGACatcattaaaaatagaaatatgaaaatatacaatcaaATATAGTAAACTAGTAAACACACAAGTGTATATTAAACCAggtatattatgttattaaagtgtcaaacATGAATGATACAAAATCATATATTCAACTTAGATTCCTTTCAATGTATGGGGTATGTTTTTAATCTATTGATACACAAcaccatattttttatttaaagcctgGTGACTTTTTGCATTGCGTAATGCAGTTAAAGATGTTACAGGAagcaaaacataatttgttAATGCAAAACAATGTGCAAATGGGACTAATTTACAAAATGGATGAGCATTCATGGCGgactcattattattattttttgttctttaaatatctatatatctatatagtaGATATTTAAAGAACTCAGAGAACAGTACTAATTTCCACCACAACCTCTCCAAGGAATGGAGGAAGGGAAAGAAATGTCACCTTCTCAgtcaactacattacccataatgCTATGATTTCTTTAGCAGTTCCGGCTTCGATCATTTCCGGGAAGGAAGTAGTCCGATCAAAACAAACGCTAGCTCCTCGTTGAAATATTTTGCAACTTTCAATGAGTTTCACGTTTGTTGAATCGTAGACGTTTCGCAGTTACTGATCAAGTAAGTCTACCTGAGCTGTGTTTGAACATAAAGCATTGCATACGTCTCGAGTGGTCTGTTTTGCTCTATCATCTCTTAAAGTTAATGCAAACAGCTCACATTGCTAGTGCGCTGTCATCAACACCACCTGTGTTAGCTTCATGGACTCACTGATTGAAACATTTCTGACTAAACTATTAACTCTGTGAAGCTCAAACAccttagtttttgtttttccgcTGCACATTTCGTCCATTGCTGGCATGAttttaaaagtagaaatacgATTATAAAGTTATTAGAGACAGGGGTGGTGGGGATTATGATTATTGTGTAAATTGTATGATCTGTGTTGAAAGTAGCTATAGTTTCGAATTTCCGTAGGATTTATAGGCATTTGTCTTTGCAATTGTTGCTGGTATTTTTGAGTGGCAGGTACAAAGACCACTTGGTGTATTTGTATGGTACTTGCATTTTAATATCACTAGATGCAAACCACAAGTAAGTGTATTAAGGTTACAAATTCTGGTTAAACTTAACTTGCCACTGAGCCAAACACATCATCTCCACTTCCCTAGAAACTTGTGTTTCCATGGAGACGCCAGAGCCGGGCCCAGCTGATGGAGAGGAGCATCTGGTGGAGCTTCGACCTCGGACACGCTCCAACCCTGAAGGGGCCGAGGACCGTCGCAGCAGCACGGGCAGCCTCGGAGGAAACAGTAACCCCAACATCTCTCAGCCCGCTGTGGGGAGTCGTgttgagggtgagggtgaggctTCAACCAGCGACAGTCCTCCCAGTTCCACAACCACAACCGTCTCAGTAGCTGCAGCTCAGACTGTAGCCCCTGTTGCAgtagcagcagctgcagccagTGCCACAGCGCCACTATCCACTGCTGCCGTTGCAGCCAAAGAGAGGCCGAAGCCCACACAGCAGCAGCCCGCATTAACAACCCCCATCCCCCCACCAGCAGAGTACCAGCTCCGAGTTCCCCGTGTCAACTGTCCAGAGAAAGTGGTAGGGCCACATAGTAGTTCTGATTTAGGtttaacatgaaaatgaaatcttattttcattttaagggttattttatctaattttcTTCTTGGCAGATCATCTGCTTAGACCTTTCCGAAGAGATGTCTTTGCCAAAGTTGGAGTCTTTTAACGGGTAAGCTACGGCTAACTTAACCTTCACTCCTCAGTGCTCGTATTTCATTTGCAACCACTGCCTAATTCGATCGTCTTTCCAAATAGGTCTAAAACGAATGCCCTGAACATATCCCAGAAGATGATTGAGATGTTTGTCAGGACTAAACACAAGATTGACAAACGGCATGAGTTTGCCCTGGTAGTGGTCAATGATGACGCTCTGTGGGTGAGTACAGGAATGTTTGAATCTGAATGTTTAGGCAATGTCTCTGTGCCACATGTGCcatcttctccctcttcttatgtatttgtgtatgttcCTCAGTTGTCAGGCTTCACTTCTGACCCCAGGGAGCTGTGCAGCTGTCTGTATGACCTTGAGACCAATGTGTGCGAGTCCTTCAGTATCCTTATATTCAACACTAACTCTTAcacaatgatgaaaataaataaagcgaTACATACAGTAGGACATTAAATACACTGTAGCTGTTGGATTTTAGCCTTAACTGTCCTCTGTAGACCTTGAAGATCTtcttaatgtaatgtaagtacTGTCTGACTACAAGCCTTTTTGGTCTCGAAACACGAAATGTTACATAGAAGTGTTTACTGAAGGTCATCTCTTCTTTTCGTCTTCAAAGTCGTCAGAAGATTGAGCTGCCGTCGATGGACAATGTTCAGACCGTACCTCCTCCATATGTGGTGCGGAGTGTGCTCATCTACAGCCGTCATGCAGGACAGCTTCAGTTTAACCCTTCAGAGGCTGTTAGTGTAAGTATGACAGCTGCTGAGATATCCGTCTTTCACTCTACTATTTAAGttcattcttttgtttctttgtaaagTGAATTTGATTCCCCCTGCTGATCATTTTTTCTGTTAGTATGTTGTTGGCTGCTTTTAACTGCGCATTCACTTTTTACAGTAAAGTAAACATGTCTTGCTTGTGCTTGTGTCCTGCCACAGAAAATGCTGCAGTCTCCGTATTTTTTCTTTGATGTGGTCTACCTACACAACGGGGTGGAGGAGCAGGGGGATGAGACCAGCTGGAGGGTGAGTGAATCAGCTAATGAAGACACAATGATAGATTTGATTGTGTGCCAAGATGTATGCTGTAGTTTGGCTGAAGTTTGTTTGGTGTGGGGTATCATTAGTGTATTTTAGTAGCATAGAAAAACTTAACAGTTGGACATCTCGTATCAGTAACAATTTGTGATTGGACTATCAGAGATACTTTCCTACGAAGCCTCTGAAATTTCACAGCAGGGATTTCTTCATGGCTTAAGCATACTTTCTTGGctcatgttattattatttagtaaaGAGTAGTCACCTTACAACTGCCGTAGTCAAATCCCTAGCATCACAGCTACAGCAACAAATGCAGCCATAGTCCATGCAATAACTATATCCAGAGCCACAGCTTCAACCAACACAGTCAGGTAGAGCAGTAGTTGTGTTAACCACTGACTGTATAGCTTAGCCTTAAGAGAGAAGTAATGATAATGCATAAAGTAAAGTGGGGCTGGGCAGACAaagtttttaaaacaatgatatTATCTATACatgtctttatgttttctttttccaggaCAACTACGCCTCTTTCTGCAACCTGGACTCAAAGGGCATGTGCTATCGCTTTGAGGTTTCCCTGAGTGGACCTGCCATCGAGCTGCACAACTGCATGGCCAAACTTCTGGCTCACCCTTTACAGAGACCTTTCCAGAGCCACGCTTCTTACAGCCTGCTGGAGGGGGAAGACCCCCAGGACATTGAGGCAACCGTGTAAAACATGGCACTCTCAAAAAGCCCTGTTTCTCTGTGAAATTCACACAGTGTAGTTTTTTAGAAAGGGGCAGGGGTTTTTCCAAGTACACATTATTACTGAAGTTTTTGCCATTAACTGCTGAAGAGCTGTAATTTGTAAGAATATTTGTGAAAACAAGGTGTAGTTCTAATGAAACAAGAAGGGTTTAGCAGGTTTCTTAACTCAATCGTTGTGTTTCCATAAAAGTATGAGTCATGATTGTCTTAAGACGCTTTTTTGGCTGGAGGTTTCCGAGGAGAAGAGGTGATATAGTGGATGTCATAGAGTCCAGGAGCCGGactcaagaagaagaagaaggagaagataaagaattaaaaaaaggaagatggTTGAAACATCAGGCATTGTTTAACTTGCTCCCTTACcactacatttttctttcaaatcaTCACCACACGGATCTGTCTGAGTCTTGAAGGGTGAAATCAGTGCAGGCCTTTGTCTCAAAAGGCCTGGTTTCAAAAACCGTAAAACTGTAATATGATGTACTGTATCACAGAGGTCACAACTTCTGTAATATTGCCTTCCCCttcagtttgtcattttcagcttttgttgcctgttttaatgtattttctgtttttataagGGGTTGTTTTTAATCTTAAGTTCATATGTCATTGTATGTAACACAGACCAAGGAAGAATGTACAGTAATGTAGCTGCCCCTTTTTTGATGATGATCTCTGTGACAGTGATTGTCTGATTGTGAAAAAGGCCACACGTACTTCCTGTAAAGCTGCACTTGAAACAAATTGTACAGATGAGCTTCTTGAAGCTGTTTctggatattaaaaaaaaagacatgttgactcatatttttcattttcacatgtgcttttggtgtttttgtcagGAGATGGCAGCAGAGTCTCTCTAGAGAGCTGAACTGAACTCAAAGGTTTAGTCAAAAAGGTTCTGTGGTCCATAAGGATAGAGAGCAGTcttattgtttttctgctttgttcaGTGTTCATCTGTCTGTTTACACAGCCTTTCTACCTTAAATCTCCAGACGTCTTCACTGTAAAGCTTCATCAGTTTCACTCTATATTACAGCATGATTAAGCAGTTATTGCAGCTTTTGTTGAAACCCTTATCTGCTATCCACCAATGGCAGGAGTATTACTTCAATGGTAAATATATTCCTTCCTCTGACCCTAAATGTGTCTGGTCAGTTATCTTAAGAGGTGTTTTTATCTCAGTCTTCAACCGTtgagtttcctgttttttgttcagaAGTTGATCCGATATCTCTCCTGACTCCTGATAGTCACTCATTTTCTGTCCCTtcataaattagtttttttccccgGTGAGACAGGTTCTCAGGGAGACAATGGGGAGCAGGAAAACCCTGGGGCTCAGAGGACCTTTCCTCTTTCACACACTTCCCCAGAAGAGCCGGCTTATCCTCACGTCATCACCGCAGATAACAACGCGGGGGGGGATCCAGTGTGTCTCTACTGCAGGGGGAATTTGTTATTCCCTCATCCCTGAAGAATGACAGGTCTctattgttttcattctttcactCCTCCACTGCCATGACTCCTTTCCGTGCTTACTTGGAACAGGATACGGTGGAATTTCTTTGGGTTTGTTTGgcattttctgcttttactgGTGGTTTATTGGTGGAAAATAACTGTGCATGTACTCAAGATACTTAAGTATTTACATTTGATGATACTTTATACTTCCAATCCTCTATATTTCAGAGGGTAATATTGTATGTTTAAGTTCACTACAATTATCTGTCACATATAGTAACTTGTTacgttttaaatattaaacataataatctaaaagaaaaattatatgtatattttagaataaaataaccAACAGTTTGCCTGAATTAACCTATAAGGGTGCCCCTATTTCCCCTTTGCCGGTTGGTAATCCAGCCTTGTCAAATAGTAAAGTATAGAGAGAACTCTATGTTAACCTAACTTCTACATTAAAATTGAAGTAATAAGTTCAATATGCATAagtatttttgatatttcaagTACATTTAGCTATTAAGGGGACATACGTAACAATttggaatgcaggacttttaattGTAGTCGACTTTAAGTCTTTCAATCTCTTCACCATTTGGTCATCCTGTATACATTTGTATCATCTGTCAAATGCAGCATATTGAAGTATTAGTTCAAATTTTTTCAAGTCTATCTTAAAACAACAGGTTTTTTACAAGTTTATCAAACTCATGGTGGAAAGATCATATCAGACAAATTATTAATCAAAGCAGAGTATTTTTTCATgtgttaaaacatttctgtaggGGATCCCTATTTAATCTTCATGCCCCGATATTCTCCTTTTGTCTCAAACACCAGGAAAATGTGTGATCATttgggaggagggggtggggagTGGGATCCAGTGTGTCTCTACTGCAGGGAGAATTTGTTGTTCCCTCATCCCTGAAGAATGACAGGTCTctattgttttcattctttcactCCTCCACTGCCATGACTCCTTTCCGTGCTCACTTGGAACAGGATACAGTTGCAtttttttgggtttgtttggcattttctgcttttactcCTCACACGGCTTACAGTGTATTCACCACCAGGGGAATATGATGAGAGAACTCTATGTTGACTTAACTTCTACATTAAAATTACAAGTAATAAGTTCAATATGCATAagtatttttgatatttcaagTACATTTAGCTATTAAGGGGACATACGTAACAATttggaatgcaggacttttaattGTAGTCGACTTTAAGTCTTTCAATCTCTTCACCATTTGGTCATCCTGTATACATTTGTATCATCTGTCAAATGCAGCATATTGAAGTATTAGTTCAAATTTTTTCACGTCTATCTtaaaacaacagattttttaCAAGTTTATCAAACTCATGGTGGAAAGATCATATCAGACAAATTATTAATCAAAGCAGAGTATTTTTTCATgtgttaaaacatttctgtaggGGATCCCTATTTAATCTTCATGCCCCGATATTCTCCTTTTGTCTCAAACACCAGGAAAATGTATGATAATTTGGGAGGAGTTGCAGTTGTAACTGCGACAGAGGTCGatgaggggggagggagggaaggggaggagagggctGGGCCAGGATGGACTGGAAGTGTGCCTCCAGCAGCATTTATAAACATGGCCCCTTTACACACCTAAGGGTCATTTTAACATCCATCCATACATGCCATTTCTGTGTGTATCTCACTGACACTGAGGCAGAGCTGTAGAATACAGAGAAACAAACTTCTCaccacagtttttttcttctatttctgCTCGACAGTGTTCATCTTTAAGCCTCGGCACCTGCTTTGCAGAGAAGATCACATCTGAACGGATCTCTCGTGGATTTTAGCAAAAACAATTCCTGTTTAGATCATCCAAAACCAGCTGCCACCATTTCACCTCCATCAGTCATGTACAGCTCCAGCTACTCCCGGACAAAGTTTGGCCTGGAGGCAAGGGAGCCCCTGCACAAGCCCAAGGGGAAGAGCTGCGGCTACTACATGAGGCtcgtcttcttcttttcctctctgatcCAGTCTCTGATCATCATCAGCCTGGTGCTCTTTCTCATCTATGGACAGCCAGAGAAGTctgcagaggagaagagggtCGAGGTCAGTGATTTCTTCTAGTATAATCTtcatttaatagtttattttgtcAGATATTAAAGGTCccctcaaaacattttttaagacgTATACAAATACTtggtttttaaatgataaattgtgTCTGATATagaattttaaagaaatataagacAACTTAAAATGACATcctgttatttttgtaaaacagtGTAATATGTATAGTtcatatgtatgtatttaatatagTCAGTGCTGTAAaatacagtgatgatgatgctgaGTGATCTCTGATTGTTATCCTGAAGGAATTGGAGCTGAACTTCAACAGGCTGAGTGACATCAACAGCCAGCTGAGAAAGGAGAAAGGCGATTTGGGAGCTCAGCTGGGAGTTCTCACAGCGGAGAAAGCTGCTCTGGAGAAAGAGTTGGCGAAGCTGAAGACTGATGCGAACAAGACCGAACAGATACAAAAGGATAAGTTAGTAAGTACATGACTTTATTAATATAATGCTAGGAGAAGTGGGTCATTTTGTGCAGCTGATAATACGTTTTAACACCTCTTAATGTTCTTTGAAAATTCTCTACAAGTACAAATGAAGGTTAAAGTAAGTACAAGTACAATTTGCTAAttataaaacatgattatttcTTAAGGCATTGGTCTAGTTTTCCTAGTGGTGGAACTGGAAtttagatcctttacttaaagtactaataccacttcaaaaatactccattacaagtagaAAGCCAtgaattgaaaatgttacttaagtaaaagtatttatgtaCAATCAGTCCTAAAAGTACTCAATGCAAAGAAATGGCCCATGTGACTGTCATACTatgatatatcatatcataaGAGTATTATTACTTATGTGTAAAgttaaagcagcatttttatTGGTAGTCGGTTGAGGTGCAACTAATTCATTTTCAGgttattttcacaattttccaTCGATTGATCGTTTGGTTTGTAAGATTAAAGTTGAAATCTGTATTACTCAGTACCCACAGTGACACCTTCACActgcttgtttttgtccaaCTATTGaacaagcaaaaaataaaagaaactcaAATTTATTACAATCATTACAAGGAAAAAGCAGTAAatattaactatatatattagTGATGCTGGAACCATAAAAAGTTTggcattttacaaaacaaaaattactTAAACGATTATCAGAGTAGTTTCTTGATTGATTTTCTGtcaattgttttttaacatctttTAAGCTCTAATTGTATAAACTGCCGTATAGTTTAATTTGTAACAAATGTA from Anoplopoma fimbria isolate UVic2021 breed Golden Eagle Sablefish chromosome 8, Afim_UVic_2022, whole genome shotgun sequence includes:
- the babam1 gene encoding BRISC and BRCA1-A complex member 1, with translation METPEPGPADGEEHLVELRPRTRSNPEGAEDRRSSTGSLGGNSNPNISQPAVGSRVEGEGEASTSDSPPSSTTTTVSVAAAQTVAPVAVAAAAASATAPLSTAAVAAKERPKPTQQQPALTTPIPPPAEYQLRVPRVNCPEKVIICLDLSEEMSLPKLESFNGSKTNALNISQKMIEMFVRTKHKIDKRHEFALVVVNDDALWLSGFTSDPRELCSCLYDLETNVCESFNLEDLLNVIRQKIELPSMDNVQTVPPPYVVRSVLIYSRHAGQLQFNPSEAVSKMLQSPYFFFDVVYLHNGVEEQGDETSWRDNYASFCNLDSKGMCYRFEVSLSGPAIELHNCMAKLLAHPLQRPFQSHASYSLLEGEDPQDIEATV